In Silene latifolia isolate original U9 population chromosome 3, ASM4854445v1, whole genome shotgun sequence, a single window of DNA contains:
- the LOC141648157 gene encoding uncharacterized protein LOC141648157 has product MTTTTTRPPPPQQQPPSTTTTNRRQNQPHQYYYSGTPSYYSSSSSPSLIKGCCCCLFLLFSLLALIALALILLVVLALKPKKPHFDLQQVSVQNIYINHDTSTTAAAAATLSFTIRLQFTAANPNKVGIKYGESRFTVMYRGVPLGRGTVAGFYQAAHSVKNTDTVVSVDRVNLMEADAADLIKDASVYDKVELRVLGDVSARIRVVSFDSPGVQVSVDCAIVISPTKQALTYKQCGFDGLSV; this is encoded by the coding sequence atgacaaccaccaccaccagaccaccaccaccgcaacaacaacCACCGTCAACCACTACAACAAACCGCCGTCAAAACCAACCACACCAATACTACTACTCCGGCACACCATCATActactcctcctcctcttcaCCATCCCTAATCAAAGGCTGCTGTTGTTGTctcttcctcctcttctccctcctCGCTTTAATCGCACTCGCTCTCATCCTCCTCGTCGTCCTCGCTCTCAAACCCAAAAAACCACATTTCGACCTCCAACAAGTCTCCGTCCAAAACATCTACATCAACCACGACACTtccaccaccgccgccgccgccgcaACACTCTCCTTCACAATCCGGCTCCAATTCACCGCGGCGAACCCGAACAAGGTCGGGATCAAGTACGGGGAGTCGCGGTTCACGGTGATGTACCGCGGGGTGCCGCTTGGGCGGGGGACGGTAGCTGGGTTTTATCAGGCGGCGCATAGTGTGAAGAATACGGATACGGTAGTGAGTGTTGATAGGGTTAATTTAATGGAGGCGGATGCGGCGGATTTGATTAAGGATGCTAGTGTTTATGATAAAGTTGAATTGAGAGTATTGGGTGATGTTAGTGCTAGAATTAGGGTTGTTAGTTTTGATTCTCCTGGTGTTCAGGTTTCTGTTGATTGTGCTATTGTTATTAGTCCTACTAAACAAGCTCTTACTTATAAACAATGTGGCTTTGATGGTTTAAGTGTTTAG
- the LOC141649782 gene encoding uncharacterized protein LOC141649782 produces MNRKRRLTANVFYNNQETIISGFENGQFSSAVYGVVPAFNTRRGQSSQTRRDGTKTQFDQKVRIIISDNAFELGTSDSTAQFLSDNSIMHQTTCFHTPQQNGVVERKHKYLLETVRALKFQSNLPTKYWGDCVLTATYIVNRLLSNQVFFGYPFGKKTYKLLNLENHFILTSRDVIFHEDVFPCITDSSNSFRSVAVHEDIDVMPDMFNTTIINNHSVNSHNTTSQNTNNIVPRQASRPSRPPAYLQHYVCPNKTKKSYNTVNDLYCSNTLTSLCENVSIGEDISFVCFNATSVDKALVSIQEPTSYKQAAAFPEW; encoded by the exons ATGAATAGGAAAAGAAGACTAACTGCTAATGTGTTCTACAACAATCAAGAAACTATAATTTCTGGTTTTGAGAATGGTCAATTCTCTAGTGCTGTTTATGGTGTAGTGCCTGCTTTCAACACTAGACGGGGTCAATCAAGTCAAACAAGAAGAGATGGAACAA AAACTCAGTTTGATCAGAAAGTCAGAATTATCATATCAGACAATGCTTTTGAATTAGGTACAAGTGATTCTACTGCTCAATTTTTGTCTGACAATAGTATTATGCACCAAACTACTTGTTTTCACACCCCTCAACAGAATGGAGTTGTGGAACGTAAACATAAATACCTTTTAGAAACTGTCAGAGCATTAAAGTTTCAGTCTAATTTGCCTACTAAATATTGGGGTGATTGTGTACTCACTGCTACTTATATTGTTAATAGACTACTTTCTAATCAAGTTTTTTTTG GTTATCCATTTGGTAAAAAGACCTATAAGTTGTTAAATTTAGAGAACCATTTCATTCTTACATCTAGAGATGTTATATTTCATGAGGATGTTTTTCCATGTATTACTGATTCCTCAAATAGTTTCAGATCTGTAGCTGTGCATGAAGATATTGATGTTATGCCTGATATGTTTAATACTACTA TTATCAATAATCACAGTGTTAATTCTCATAATACAACTTCtcaaaatacaaataatattgtACCTAGACAAGCCTCTAGGCCATCTAGACCACCTGCCTACTTACAACATTATGTATGTCCAAACAAGACCAAGAAATCTTACAATACTGTTAATGATTTGTATTGCAGTAACACTCTTACATCTTTGTGTGAAAATGTGTCTATTGGAGAGGATATCTCTTTTGTTTGTTTCAATGCCACTTCTGTGGACAAGGCCTTGGTTTCAATCCAAGAGCCCACTTCTTATAAACAGGCTGCAGCATTTCCAGAATGGTAA